The Cyprinus carpio isolate SPL01 chromosome A9, ASM1834038v1, whole genome shotgun sequence genome window below encodes:
- the LOC109075979 gene encoding probable uridine nucleosidase 1, which translates to MKKLFVDVDCGVDDAQAIMMAFAVPDVQILGISCVQGNTSVENVCKNVLRVLKVCKHLEIPVFRGATKALLGQTVGAGDFHGKDGLGDAPDPDAPGLELVQKEGAVSAMIRIVNENPGEVSLVATAPLTNVALAVKLDPLFPQKLKGLYIMGGNTDSRGNTTICGEYNFAADPEAAYIVLNEFHCPVYIATWEFTCRSKLPWVRSSSHTDYYMMMRFMKQIFKHSMESCYSERIEKELVDGQGFISCDSYAMAAAIDDKYVIETEHKAVTVELAGNCCRGMMVVDHLDILKKTHKAHILKEVDLERFKELMMNALK; encoded by the exons ATGAAGAAATTGTTTGTGGATGTGGACTGTGGTGTGGATGATGCTCAGGCTATCATGATGGCTTTTGCAGTGCCCGACGTGCAGATCCTGGGCATCTCCTGTGTTCAGGGCAACACTTCAGTAGAGAATGTCTGCAAGAACGTCCTGCGTGTCCTGAAAGTGTGTAAGCATCTGGAG ATTCCTGTATTCCGTGGAGCGACTAAAGCTCTCTTGGGACAGACCGTCGGTGCTGGAGATTTTCATGGCAAAGATGGACTCGGGGACGCCCCGGACCCCGACGCTCCTGGTTTGGAACTTGTCCAGAAAGAGGGCGCCGTGTCAGCCATGATCCGAATAGTCAATGAGAATCCTGGAGAG GTGTCTTTAGTGGCCACGGCTCCGCTGACAAATGTGGCTTTGGCAGTGAAACTTGACCCCTTATTTCCTCAGAAACTCAAAGGCCTTTACATTATGGGTGGCAATACAGACT CTCGTGGGAACACTACTATATGTGGAGAGTACAACTTTGCAGCTGATCCTGAAGCAGCATATATTGTTCTAAATGAATTCCATTGCCCAGTTTACATTGCGACCTGGGAGTTCACCTGTCGCAGTAAACTACCCTGGGTGAGATCATCATCTCATACAGATTATTAT ATGATGATGCGGTTTATGAAGCAGATCTTCAAGCACAGTATGGAGTCCTGCTACAGTGAGAGGATTGAGAAGGAGCTGGTGGATGGCCAGGGATTCATCTCCTGTGACTCGTATGCCATGGCAGCAGCCATAGACGACAAGTATGTCATTGAAACTGAACACAAAGCCGTCACTGTAGAGCTGGCGGGAAACTGCTGCCGGGGAATGATGGTTGTCGATCACCTCGATATCCTGAAGAAGACTCACAAAGCCCACATCTTGAAGGAAGTGGACTTGGAGAGGTTTAAAGAGCTCATGATGAATGCtttgaaataa
- the LOC109075983 gene encoding cytochrome c oxidase assembly factor 5, translating to MPKYYEDKEDDGRACAGLREDFKACLLQHDCVAKDGKKPSECLKEGHCKGLHVAFFECKRSMLDTRSRFRGRKGY from the exons ATGCCTAAATATTACGAGGATAAAGAGGACGATGGCCGCGCCTGCGCTGGATTAAGAGAAGATTTCAAAGCCTGTCTTCTTCAGCATGACTGTGTAGCGAAG GACGGTAAGAAGCCCAGTGAGTGTCTGAAGGAAGGACACTGCAAAGGCTTGCATGTGGCTTTCTTTGAGTGCAAGAGATCCATG TTGGACACCCGATCTCGATTCCGAGGCAGAAAGGGATACTGA